The window CTGGGGGATGGGTGCGCTGTGGGCTCAAACCACCGTAAATCCCTCTAGTCAACCTGTCGCTAATACCGCTGGATTCACTACCTTTACCATTACCAGCGATACTAACTGGACCGTGTCAGATGATGCGGAGTGGCTCTCGGTTAGTCCGGCAAATGGTCATGGCGGCAGTAGCCTGACAGCGACCTATGAGGCCAATCCCGGGACTTCATCCCGTACCGCCACGATAACCGTGACCGCTGATGACGTAACCCGCACCGTCACCGTGGTACAGGCCGCGGCCGACTATCTGACCATCACCCCGG is drawn from bacterium and contains these coding sequences:
- a CDS encoding BACON domain-containing protein, translating into MGALWAQTTVNPSSQPVANTAGFTTFTITSDTNWTVSDDAEWLSVSPANGHGGSSLTATYEANPGTSSRTATITVTADDVTRTVTVVQAAADYLTITP